One Streptomyces sp. P9-A2 DNA window includes the following coding sequences:
- a CDS encoding glycosyltransferase family 87 protein, with translation MCGMPSGESTQASVHEPELVGPTREDKVARAGSELIGGPLGRRALLGTSWWTPVRVIALVAIGMFTLGLVQKAPCYNGAWFFGAGSQYTHACYSDIPHLYQGRGFADGLVPYFDQLPGDMQYLEYPVLTGVFMEVASWLTPGSGSIQDQEQWYWMVNAGMLMVCAAVIAVCVTRTHARRPWDGLLVALAPAFALTATINWDLLAVALTAAAMLMWSRSRPLAFGILLGLATAAKLYPVLLLGPLLVLCWRVGRWREFGKALGGAVVAWAVVNGPVMLFAFDGWSKFYTFSQERGVDFGSFWLIIAQNSSDPLSTETVNTLATLLMLLCCVGVAALALAAPRRPRFAQLAFLVVAAFILTNKVYSPQYVLWLVPLAVLARPKWRDFLIWQACEVAYFLGIWMYLAYTTSGDANKGLPADGYHWTIGLHLLGTLYLCVMIVRDILMPDRDPVRRSGGDDPSGGVLNGAEDAFVLGPAARPARDTAQFDKPQVGWGKADATGSSL, from the coding sequence ATGTGCGGCATGCCCAGTGGAGAATCGACGCAAGCGAGCGTCCACGAGCCGGAGCTGGTGGGGCCGACCCGGGAGGACAAGGTCGCCAGGGCCGGCAGTGAGCTGATCGGCGGTCCGCTCGGGCGGCGTGCCCTGCTGGGGACGTCCTGGTGGACCCCGGTCCGGGTGATCGCGCTCGTGGCGATCGGTATGTTCACCCTCGGCCTGGTCCAGAAGGCGCCCTGTTACAACGGTGCGTGGTTCTTCGGCGCCGGCTCCCAGTACACCCACGCGTGCTACTCGGACATCCCGCACCTCTACCAGGGGCGGGGCTTCGCCGACGGCCTCGTACCCTACTTCGACCAGCTCCCCGGCGACATGCAGTACCTCGAATACCCGGTGCTGACCGGTGTGTTCATGGAGGTCGCGTCCTGGCTCACCCCCGGCAGCGGGAGCATCCAGGACCAGGAGCAGTGGTACTGGATGGTCAATGCCGGAATGCTCATGGTGTGCGCGGCCGTCATCGCCGTCTGCGTGACCCGTACGCACGCCCGGCGCCCCTGGGACGGCCTGCTGGTCGCCCTGGCGCCGGCCTTCGCTCTGACCGCGACCATCAACTGGGACCTGCTGGCGGTCGCGCTGACGGCTGCCGCGATGCTCATGTGGTCGCGTAGCCGGCCTCTTGCCTTCGGAATCCTCCTGGGGCTGGCCACAGCCGCCAAGCTCTACCCCGTGCTCCTCCTGGGGCCGCTGCTGGTGCTGTGCTGGCGTGTCGGACGGTGGCGGGAGTTCGGGAAGGCCCTGGGCGGTGCCGTCGTCGCCTGGGCCGTGGTGAACGGGCCGGTGATGCTCTTCGCCTTCGACGGCTGGTCGAAGTTCTACACGTTCAGCCAGGAGCGGGGCGTCGACTTCGGCTCCTTCTGGCTGATCATCGCCCAGAACTCGTCCGACCCGCTCAGCACCGAGACGGTCAACACCCTTGCCACGCTGTTGATGCTGCTGTGCTGCGTGGGCGTCGCCGCGCTGGCCCTTGCGGCTCCCCGCCGACCACGCTTCGCGCAGCTCGCCTTCCTGGTCGTCGCCGCGTTCATCCTCACCAACAAGGTCTACTCGCCCCAGTACGTCCTGTGGCTGGTGCCCCTGGCCGTCCTGGCCCGGCCGAAGTGGCGGGACTTCCTGATCTGGCAGGCCTGCGAGGTTGCCTACTTCCTCGGCATCTGGATGTATCTCGCGTACACGACCAGCGGAGACGCCAACAAGGGACTGCCCGCCGACGGTTACCACTGGACCATCGGTCTGCATCTGCTCGGGACGCTCTACCTGTGCGTCATGATCGTGCGCGACATCCTGATGCCGGACCGGGACCCGGTGCGCAGGTCCGGTGGCGACGATCCCTCGGGCGGGGTGCTGAACGGAGCGGAGGACGCCTTCGTGCTCGGTCCCGCTGCTCGGCCCGCTCGGGACACCGCGCAGTTCGACAAGCCGCAGGTCGGGTGGGGCAAGGCCGATGCCACGGGTAGTTCGCTCTGA
- a CDS encoding alanine racemase has product MALTLYVDTARWRAHHKHVQQQFPGLVPVCKGNGYGFGHGRLAEEATRLGSDILAVGTTYEAARIKDWFGGDLLVLTPYRRGEEPVPLPDRVIRSVSSIDGVYGLVGARVVIEVMSSMKRHGVSEQDLPQLHSAIENVRLEGFAIHLPLDRTDGSDAVEEVIGWMDRLRAARLPLHTMFVSHLKAEELARLQQQFPQTRFRARIGTRLWLGDHEATEYRGAVLDVTRIAKGERFGYRQQKAASDGFLVVVAGGTSHGVGLEAPKALHGVMPRAKGVARAGLATVNRNLSPFVWAGKQRWFAEPPHMQVSILFVPSDAPEPQVGEELVAHLRHTTTQFDRILDR; this is encoded by the coding sequence ATGGCGCTCACGCTTTACGTCGACACCGCGCGCTGGCGGGCGCATCACAAGCACGTGCAGCAGCAGTTCCCGGGACTCGTCCCGGTCTGCAAGGGCAACGGCTACGGCTTCGGACACGGGCGGCTGGCCGAGGAGGCCACCCGGCTGGGCTCGGACATCCTCGCCGTCGGCACGACGTACGAGGCTGCCCGGATCAAGGACTGGTTCGGCGGCGATCTGCTCGTGCTGACGCCGTACCGGCGCGGCGAGGAACCCGTCCCGCTGCCCGACCGGGTCATCCGCTCGGTTTCGTCGATCGACGGCGTGTACGGCCTGGTCGGCGCCCGGGTGGTCATCGAGGTGATGTCCTCGATGAAGCGGCACGGCGTCAGCGAGCAGGATCTGCCCCAGCTGCACTCCGCCATAGAGAACGTCCGGCTCGAGGGTTTCGCCATCCATCTGCCCCTGGACCGCACCGACGGCTCGGACGCCGTCGAGGAGGTCATCGGCTGGATGGACCGACTGCGAGCAGCCCGCCTCCCCCTGCACACCATGTTCGTCAGCCACCTCAAGGCCGAGGAACTCGCCCGGCTGCAGCAGCAGTTCCCGCAGACGCGGTTCCGCGCCCGGATCGGCACGCGGCTGTGGCTGGGGGACCACGAGGCCACCGAATACCGCGGTGCCGTCCTGGACGTCACACGCATAGCCAAGGGCGAGAGGTTCGGCTACCGGCAGCAGAAGGCCGCGTCCGACGGCTTCCTGGTGGTTGTGGCGGGGGGCACGTCGCACGGGGTGGGCCTGGAGGCCCCCAAGGCTCTGCACGGCGTCATGCCGCGTGCCAAGGGCGTTGCCCGCGCCGGACTGGCCACGGTGAACAGGAACCTCTCTCCGTTCGTCTGGGCCGGCAAGCAGCGCTGGTTCGCCGAACCGCCGCACATGCAGGTGTCGATCCTGTTCGTGCCCTCGGACGCACCGGAACCGCAGGTCGGTGAGGAGCTGGTGGCCCACCTGCGGCACACCACCACGCAGTTCGACCGGATCCTCGACCGCTGA
- the femX gene encoding peptidoglycan bridge formation glycyltransferase FemX yields the protein MSLTLRTISREQHLAYIQSLPSASHMQVPAWSDVKAEWRAENLGWFDDRTGELVGAGLVLYRQLPKIKRYLAYLPEGPVINWFAPNLQEWIEPMLAHLKQQGAFSVKMGPPVVIRRWEATTIKKGIQDPDVKRLRDLEADFIEPRAFEVADKLRRMGWQQGEDGGAGFGDVQPRYVYQVPLANRSLEEVHKNFNQLWRRNIKKAEKAGVEVVQGSYNDLEEWQRLYEITAVRDHFRPRPLSYFQRMWTALNAEDPNRMRLYFSRHNGVNLSAATMLIVGGHVWYSYGASDNIGREVRPSNAMQWRMLRDAYALGATVYDLRGISDSLDETDHLFGLIQFKVGTGGEAAEYLGEWDFPLNKLLHKALDIYMSRR from the coding sequence ATGAGCCTGACCCTGAGGACCATCAGCCGAGAGCAGCATCTGGCATACATCCAGAGCCTGCCGTCGGCGAGTCACATGCAGGTCCCTGCCTGGTCGGACGTCAAGGCGGAATGGCGCGCGGAGAACCTCGGATGGTTCGACGACCGCACCGGCGAGCTGGTCGGCGCCGGCCTCGTCCTCTACCGGCAGCTCCCCAAGATCAAGCGCTACCTGGCCTATCTCCCCGAAGGCCCGGTCATCAACTGGTTCGCGCCAAATCTTCAGGAGTGGATCGAGCCGATGCTCGCCCACCTGAAGCAGCAGGGCGCGTTCTCGGTGAAGATGGGCCCGCCTGTGGTCATCCGGCGCTGGGAGGCGACGACCATCAAGAAGGGCATCCAGGACCCGGACGTGAAGCGTCTGCGTGATCTGGAGGCCGACTTCATCGAGCCCCGTGCCTTCGAGGTAGCCGACAAGCTGCGCCGTATGGGATGGCAGCAGGGTGAGGACGGCGGAGCCGGTTTCGGTGACGTACAACCCCGCTACGTCTACCAGGTGCCGCTGGCGAACCGCTCCCTGGAAGAGGTCCACAAGAACTTCAACCAGTTGTGGCGCCGCAACATCAAGAAGGCCGAGAAGGCCGGCGTCGAGGTCGTCCAGGGCAGTTACAACGACCTGGAAGAGTGGCAGCGGCTGTACGAGATCACCGCCGTGCGCGACCACTTCCGGCCGCGCCCGCTGTCGTACTTCCAGCGCATGTGGACCGCCCTCAACGCCGAGGACCCCAACCGCATGCGGCTGTACTTCTCCCGGCACAACGGCGTCAACCTGTCGGCGGCGACGATGCTGATCGTCGGCGGTCACGTCTGGTACTCCTACGGCGCGTCCGACAACATCGGCCGTGAGGTCCGGCCTTCGAACGCGATGCAGTGGCGGATGCTGCGCGACGCCTACGCGCTCGGCGCCACCGTCTACGACCTGCGCGGCATCTCCGACTCGCTGGACGAGACCGACCATCTCTTCGGACTGATCCAGTTCAAGGTGGGCACGGGCGGCGAGGCCGCCGAGTACCTCGGCGAGTGGGACTTCCCGCTGAACAAGCTGCTCCACAAGGCGCTCGACATCTACATGTCGCGCCGCTGA
- the rpsF gene encoding 30S ribosomal protein S6 produces MRHYEVMVILDPDLEERAVSPLIENFLSVVRDGGGKVEKIDTWGRRRLSYEIKKKPEGIYSVIDLQAEPAVVKELDRQMNLNESVLRTKVLRPENH; encoded by the coding sequence ATGCGTCACTACGAGGTGATGGTCATCCTCGACCCCGATCTCGAGGAGCGTGCAGTCTCCCCGCTGATCGAGAACTTCCTTTCTGTCGTCAGGGATGGCGGCGGAAAGGTCGAGAAGATCGATACCTGGGGGCGTCGTCGTCTCTCGTACGAGATCAAGAAGAAGCCCGAGGGCATCTACTCGGTCATCGATCTGCAGGCCGAGCCTGCGGTCGTCAAGGAGCTCGACCGCCAGATGAACCTGAACGAGTCGGTCCTCCGGACCAAGGTCCTCCGCCCCGAGAACCACTGA
- a CDS encoding single-stranded DNA-binding protein: MAGETVITVVGNLVDDPELRFTPSGAAVAKFRVASTPRTFDRQTNEWKDGESLFLTCSVWRQAAENVAESLQRGMRVVVQGRLKQRSYEDREGVKRTVYELDVEEVGASLRNATAKVTKTTGRGGQGGYSGGGNQGGGSWGGGSGGGQQGGSAPADDPWASGAPAGGQQGGGGQSGGGWGGGSGGSGGGGGGYSDEPPF; this comes from the coding sequence ATGGCAGGCGAGACCGTCATCACGGTCGTCGGCAACCTTGTCGATGACCCCGAGCTGCGCTTCACCCCGTCCGGTGCGGCCGTCGCGAAGTTCCGTGTCGCGTCGACTCCCCGCACCTTCGACCGCCAGACGAACGAGTGGAAGGACGGCGAGAGCCTGTTCCTGACCTGCTCGGTCTGGCGTCAGGCGGCGGAGAACGTCGCCGAGTCGCTCCAGCGAGGCATGCGCGTCGTCGTGCAGGGCCGGCTGAAGCAGCGGTCCTACGAGGACCGTGAGGGCGTCAAGCGCACGGTCTACGAACTGGACGTCGAGGAAGTCGGTGCCAGCCTGCGCAACGCCACGGCCAAGGTCACCAAGACCACCGGCCGAGGTGGCCAGGGTGGTTACAGCGGTGGCGGCAACCAGGGTGGTGGCAGCTGGGGCGGAGGCTCCGGCGGCGGCCAGCAGGGTGGCAGCGCTCCGGCCGACGACCCCTGGGCATCCGGCGCTCCCGCCGGCGGCCAGCAGGGTGGCGGCGGCCAGAGTGGCGGCGGCTGGGGCGGAGGCTCCGGCGGCAGCGGTGGCGGCGGTGGCGGCTACTCGGACGAGCCCCCCTTCTAG
- the rpsR gene encoding 30S ribosomal protein S18, whose protein sequence is MAKPPVRKPKKKVCAFCKDKVTYVDYKDTNMLRKFISDRGKIRARRVTGNCTQHQRDVATAVKNSREMALLPYTSTAR, encoded by the coding sequence ATGGCGAAGCCGCCTGTGCGCAAGCCGAAGAAGAAGGTCTGCGCATTCTGCAAGGACAAGGTCACGTACGTGGACTACAAGGACACGAACATGCTGCGGAAGTTCATTTCCGACCGCGGCAAGATCCGTGCCCGTCGCGTGACCGGTAACTGCACCCAGCACCAGCGTGACGTCGCCACGGCTGTCAAGAACAGCCGTGAGATGGCGCTGCTGCCCTACACCTCCACCGCGCGATAA
- the rplI gene encoding 50S ribosomal protein L9 encodes MKIILTHEVSGLGAAGDVVDVKDGYARNYLVPRKLAIRWTKGGEKDVEQIRRARKIHEIQTIEQANQVKAQLEGVKVRLAVRSGNAGRLFGSVTPADIASAIKASGGPQVDKRRIELGAPIKNLGVHETSVRLHPEVAAKVDLEVVSE; translated from the coding sequence ATGAAGATCATCCTCACCCACGAGGTCTCCGGCCTCGGCGCCGCGGGCGACGTCGTCGACGTCAAGGACGGTTACGCTCGCAACTACCTGGTTCCGCGGAAGCTCGCGATCCGCTGGACCAAGGGTGGCGAGAAGGACGTCGAGCAGATTCGTCGCGCTCGCAAGATCCACGAGATCCAGACCATCGAGCAGGCCAACCAGGTGAAGGCCCAGCTCGAGGGCGTCAAGGTCCGCCTCGCGGTCCGCTCCGGCAACGCCGGTCGTCTCTTCGGTTCCGTCACGCCCGCCGACATCGCTTCCGCGATCAAGGCTTCCGGCGGTCCCCAGGTCGACAAGCGTCGTATCGAGCTCGGCGCGCCGATCAAGAACCTCGGCGTCCACGAGACGTCCGTGCGTCTGCACCCCGAGGTTGCCGCCAAGGTCGACCTCGAGGTTGTCTCGGAGTAA
- a CDS encoding MATE family efflux transporter — translation MTQASARPRAVRRQHDREIVMLAVPAFGALVAEPLFVMADSAIVGHLGTAQLAGLGVASALLMTAVSIFVFLAYATTAAVARRVGAGDLPSAIRQGMDGVWLALFLGAGVVTLLLPTAPSLVDLFGASDTASPYAITYLRISSLGIPAMLIVLAATGVLRGLQDTRTPLYVAVGGFAANGVLNVALVYGAGFGIAGSAWGTVIAQWGMAVVYLIVVLKGARKHGASLRPDLAGIRASAQAGAPLLVRTLSLRAILMITTAVAARLGDSDIAAHQIILSLWSLLAFALDAIAIAGQAIIGRYLGAGDVQGARQVCRRMVQWGFGVGAVLGMVVVLARPFFLPLFTSDSTVTDMALPALVIVALSQPISGIVFVLDGVLMGAGDGPYLAWAMLITLVVFTPFALLVPMFGGGLTALWGTMALMMTVRLLTLWFRTRSGRWIVTGAAR, via the coding sequence ATGACACAGGCCTCCGCGCGCCCTCGAGCCGTCCGACGGCAGCACGACCGCGAGATCGTCATGCTGGCCGTACCGGCATTCGGCGCCCTCGTCGCCGAACCCCTCTTCGTCATGGCGGACAGCGCCATCGTCGGCCACCTCGGCACAGCACAGCTCGCCGGACTCGGCGTCGCCTCGGCCCTCCTGATGACCGCCGTCAGCATCTTCGTCTTCCTCGCCTACGCCACCACGGCCGCTGTCGCCCGACGGGTCGGCGCCGGCGACCTCCCCTCAGCCATCCGCCAGGGCATGGACGGAGTCTGGCTCGCCCTGTTCCTCGGTGCCGGTGTCGTCACCCTGCTTCTGCCCACGGCACCCTCCCTCGTGGATCTGTTCGGAGCCTCGGACACCGCGTCCCCCTACGCGATCACCTATCTGCGTATTTCCTCACTCGGCATACCGGCCATGCTGATCGTGCTCGCCGCGACCGGTGTCCTGCGCGGACTGCAGGACACCAGAACCCCTCTCTACGTCGCCGTCGGCGGCTTCGCCGCCAATGGCGTTCTCAATGTCGCCCTGGTCTACGGCGCCGGTTTCGGTATCGCGGGCTCCGCCTGGGGCACGGTCATCGCCCAGTGGGGCATGGCCGTTGTCTATCTGATCGTGGTGCTGAAGGGAGCGCGCAAGCACGGTGCCTCACTACGCCCGGACCTCGCGGGGATCAGAGCCTCTGCCCAGGCCGGCGCGCCATTGCTGGTACGGACCCTCTCACTCAGGGCCATCCTGATGATCACCACCGCCGTCGCCGCCCGACTCGGCGATTCCGACATCGCGGCTCACCAGATCATCCTTTCCCTGTGGAGCCTGCTCGCCTTCGCGCTGGATGCCATCGCGATCGCCGGGCAGGCCATCATCGGCCGCTATCTGGGAGCCGGAGACGTTCAGGGGGCCCGCCAGGTATGCCGTCGCATGGTGCAGTGGGGCTTCGGGGTCGGAGCCGTCCTCGGCATGGTCGTGGTGCTCGCCCGGCCGTTCTTCCTGCCTCTGTTCACCAGCGATTCCACAGTCACGGACATGGCGTTGCCGGCCCTGGTGATCGTCGCGCTGTCCCAGCCGATCTCCGGCATCGTCTTCGTGCTGGACGGGGTACTGATGGGCGCGGGCGACGGGCCGTACCTGGCATGGGCGATGCTGATCACTCTGGTGGTCTTCACTCCGTTCGCCCTGCTGGTCCCGATGTTCGGAGGTGGACTCACCGCACTGTGGGGGACGATGGCTCTCATGATGACCGTTCGGCTGCTGACCCTGTGGTTCCGCACCCGCTCGGGCCGCTGGATCGTCACCGGCGCCGCACGCTGA
- the dnaB gene encoding replicative DNA helicase — translation MSISEPLDDPWADTGPSDRLPASRRRENGGRGRDEQHDRGRDSGGWDGTGSTFERVPPQDLEAEQSVLGGMLLSKDAIADVVEILKGNDFYKPAHETVYTAVLDVYAKGEPADPITIAAELTKRGEINKVGGASYLHTLVQTVPTAANAAYYAEIVHERAVLRRLVEAGTRITQMGYAADDDVDEIVNRAQAEIYAVTEQRTSEDYLPLGDIMEGALDEIEAIGSRSGEMTGVPTGFTDFDSLTNGLHPGQMIVIAARPAMGKSTLALDFARAASIKHNLPSVVFSLEMGRNEIAMRLLSAEARVALHHMRSGTMTDEDWTRLARRMPDVSAAPLYIDDSPNLSMMEIRAKCRRLKQRNDLRLVVIDYLQLMQSGGSKRAESRQQEVSDMSRNLKLLAKELELPVIALSQLNRGPEQRTDKKPMVSDLRESGSIEQDADMVILLHREDAYEKESPRAGEADLIVAKHRNGPTATITVAFQGHYSRFVDMAQT, via the coding sequence GTGAGCATTTCCGAGCCCTTGGACGACCCGTGGGCCGACACCGGACCCAGTGATCGTCTGCCCGCTTCCCGGCGCCGTGAAAATGGAGGCCGCGGCCGTGACGAACAGCACGACCGGGGCCGGGATTCCGGTGGATGGGACGGCACGGGCTCCACGTTCGAGCGGGTACCGCCGCAGGACCTCGAGGCCGAGCAGTCCGTTCTGGGAGGCATGCTGCTCTCCAAGGACGCCATCGCCGATGTAGTGGAGATCCTCAAGGGCAACGACTTCTACAAGCCGGCTCATGAAACCGTCTACACAGCCGTTCTCGACGTCTACGCGAAGGGTGAACCGGCCGACCCCATCACGATCGCCGCGGAGCTGACCAAGCGCGGTGAGATCAACAAGGTCGGCGGGGCCTCGTATCTGCACACCCTCGTCCAGACGGTGCCCACGGCGGCCAACGCGGCGTACTACGCGGAGATCGTGCACGAGCGCGCTGTGCTGCGCCGCCTGGTCGAGGCCGGTACCCGGATCACACAGATGGGGTACGCGGCCGACGACGATGTCGACGAGATCGTCAACCGGGCGCAGGCCGAGATCTACGCCGTCACGGAACAGCGCACCAGTGAGGACTACCTCCCGCTCGGCGACATCATGGAAGGCGCGCTCGACGAGATCGAGGCGATCGGTTCACGCAGCGGTGAGATGACCGGTGTGCCCACGGGGTTCACGGACTTCGACTCGCTCACCAACGGGCTGCACCCGGGGCAGATGATCGTCATCGCCGCGCGTCCCGCGATGGGTAAGTCCACGCTCGCGCTGGACTTCGCCCGTGCCGCGTCCATCAAGCACAACCTGCCGAGTGTGGTCTTCTCGCTCGAGATGGGGCGCAACGAGATCGCGATGCGCCTGCTGTCAGCCGAGGCCCGGGTCGCCCTCCACCACATGCGGTCCGGGACGATGACCGACGAGGACTGGACCCGCCTGGCACGCCGGATGCCGGACGTTTCGGCGGCACCGCTCTACATCGACGACTCCCCGAACCTGTCGATGATGGAAATCCGCGCCAAGTGCCGTCGGCTGAAGCAGCGCAACGACCTGCGGCTGGTTGTCATCGACTACCTCCAGCTGATGCAGTCCGGCGGTTCCAAGCGGGCGGAGAGCCGTCAGCAGGAGGTCTCGGACATGTCCCGTAACCTCAAGCTGCTCGCCAAGGAACTGGAGTTGCCAGTCATCGCGCTCTCCCAGCTCAACCGTGGTCCCGAGCAGCGCACCGACAAGAAGCCGATGGTCTCCGACCTGCGTGAGTCGGGCTCCATCGAGCAGGACGCCGACATGGTCATCCTGTTGCACCGCGAGGACGCGTACGAGAAGGAGTCCCCGCGAGCGGGCGAGGCCGACCTGATCGTGGCCAAGCACCGAAACGGCCCGACAGCGACCATCACGGTCGCCTTCCAGGGCCACTACTCCCGCTTCGTGGACATGGCGCAGACCTGA
- a CDS encoding methyltransferase domain-containing protein, with product MRHDDNYQVTAPALAMGGETLHPFLGNSTAAGHGYKREPMNPLDVQQGQTALDMGCGPGADLPALAERVGVSGAVVGVDRDPAMLTEARRRTTDLPVVEIREGDAHSLPVAPEPVDRAKNDRVLMHVAEPADALAQLHSVTRPGARIGLAEPDRDTLTVDAEDLGTSRAFTRYPTSEVVRHATIGRSLVRHAEQAGFTVETVIATTPVFLDFQDADHTLGLGRTLQQAIDDGHIDEERGRRRFTSLSEGTFFASFMFVSVVCSR from the coding sequence GTGAGACACGACGACAACTACCAGGTCACGGCACCGGCACTGGCCATGGGCGGCGAGACCCTACATCCCTTCCTGGGGAACAGCACCGCTGCCGGCCACGGCTACAAGCGGGAGCCGATGAACCCGCTGGACGTCCAGCAGGGGCAGACGGCACTCGACATGGGATGCGGTCCGGGCGCCGACCTGCCGGCACTGGCCGAACGCGTCGGCGTCAGCGGCGCGGTGGTCGGAGTCGACCGTGACCCGGCGATGCTCACCGAAGCCCGTCGGCGCACGACAGACCTGCCGGTGGTGGAGATCCGGGAGGGAGACGCTCACTCCCTGCCCGTCGCGCCGGAGCCAGTGGACCGGGCCAAGAACGACCGGGTTCTCATGCACGTCGCCGAGCCCGCCGATGCCCTGGCACAACTCCACTCGGTCACCCGGCCGGGCGCACGGATCGGTCTTGCCGAACCTGACCGGGACACCTTGACCGTCGACGCGGAGGACCTCGGCACAAGCCGTGCCTTCACCCGTTACCCCACCTCGGAAGTGGTCCGGCACGCCACCATCGGCCGCAGCCTCGTCCGCCACGCGGAGCAAGCCGGCTTCACCGTCGAGACGGTGATCGCCACGACGCCGGTCTTCCTCGACTTCCAGGACGCGGATCACACCCTGGGACTGGGCCGTACCCTGCAACAGGCCATCGATGACGGTCACATCGACGAAGAACGTGGCCGTCGCCGGTTCACCTCTCTTTCCGAGGGAACCTTCTTCGCTTCCTTCATGTTCGTCAGCGTGGTCTGCTCCCGCTGA
- a CDS encoding serine hydrolase domain-containing protein, giving the protein MSTPQEELLAGTRRALLHRIAVAQTEERAPSLVATVVRGGEAVWTGARTSVEGRAPDEDVQYRIGSITKTFTAVLVLQLRDEGVIDLGDPLEKYLPGTGAGEATLAELLSHAGGLAAETPGPWWERTPGSLRPDLADVLGERPLVHPVGRRFHYSNPGYALLGALVEKLRGATWEEVLRRDVLEPLGLRRTGVRPKTPHAGGWAVHPWADVMLREPAEDLGRMAPAGQLWSTTGDLARFAVFLAHGNARVLNIESLREMRRPAAPAEATDVASGYAYGLGLELRHRDGRALVGHTGSLPGFLACLAIGVEDDVAAVVLANCTSGPLLLPVAADLIRIVAEAEPRLPAPWRPLREFDSAVLELVGQWYWGTQGFALRLSADGPLSLEPLSGTGRRARFRSNGDGTWTGLEGYYAGELLKPVLRPDGSVRHLDLGSFVFSRQPYEDGASVPGGVDPEGWRGIG; this is encoded by the coding sequence ATGTCGACACCTCAGGAAGAACTGCTGGCCGGTACGCGTCGGGCGTTGCTGCACCGCATCGCCGTCGCCCAGACGGAGGAGCGTGCCCCGTCGCTCGTCGCGACCGTGGTGCGGGGCGGAGAGGCCGTCTGGACGGGGGCGCGGACATCGGTGGAGGGGCGTGCGCCGGACGAGGACGTGCAGTACCGCATCGGCTCCATCACCAAGACATTCACCGCCGTACTGGTTCTCCAGTTGCGTGATGAGGGGGTGATCGACCTCGGGGACCCGCTGGAGAAGTATCTGCCGGGTACGGGTGCGGGGGAGGCGACCCTCGCCGAGCTGCTCTCGCATGCCGGAGGTCTGGCGGCCGAGACACCGGGGCCCTGGTGGGAACGCACCCCCGGCTCACTGCGGCCCGACCTGGCCGATGTCCTGGGCGAGCGGCCCCTGGTGCATCCGGTCGGCCGGCGGTTCCACTACTCGAACCCCGGATACGCGCTGCTCGGCGCACTTGTGGAGAAGCTGCGCGGTGCCACGTGGGAGGAGGTACTCCGACGTGACGTGCTTGAGCCCTTGGGCCTGCGCCGGACGGGTGTGCGTCCGAAGACGCCGCATGCGGGCGGCTGGGCGGTGCATCCGTGGGCCGACGTGATGCTGCGCGAGCCGGCCGAGGACCTCGGGCGGATGGCTCCGGCGGGACAACTCTGGTCCACCACAGGTGACTTGGCACGCTTCGCGGTCTTCCTGGCCCACGGGAACGCACGGGTACTGAATATCGAGTCGTTGCGGGAGATGAGGAGGCCTGCAGCGCCGGCAGAGGCAACGGATGTGGCGAGCGGCTATGCCTACGGCCTGGGGCTGGAGTTGCGTCACCGGGACGGGCGGGCTCTCGTCGGACACACCGGATCCCTGCCGGGCTTCCTCGCCTGTCTTGCGATCGGCGTAGAGGACGACGTGGCCGCGGTGGTCCTGGCCAACTGCACTTCGGGGCCACTGCTGCTCCCGGTCGCTGCCGATCTCATCCGGATCGTCGCCGAGGCGGAACCGCGTCTCCCTGCGCCCTGGCGGCCGTTGCGGGAGTTTGATTCCGCGGTGCTGGAGCTGGTGGGCCAGTGGTACTGGGGGACGCAGGGCTTCGCTCTGCGGCTGTCGGCCGACGGGCCGCTGTCGTTGGAGCCGCTGTCCGGCACGGGTCGTCGCGCCCGCTTCCGCTCGAACGGCGACGGAACCTGGACCGGCCTGGAGGGTTACTACGCCGGAGAGCTCCTGAAGCCCGTACTGCGGCCGGACGGGTCGGTGCGCCATCTGGACCTGGGGTCCTTCGTGTTCAGCCGTCAGCCGTACGAGGACGGGGCTTCTGTGCCGGGCGGAGTGGACCCTGAGGGATGGCGGGGGATCGGATAG